A region from the Rhodohalobacter sp. SW132 genome encodes:
- the tuf gene encoding elongation factor Tu, protein MAKETFQRTKPHVNIGTIGHVDHGKTTLTAAITTVMAKTYGGVAKQFADIDNAPEERERGITIATAHVEYETEDRHYAHVDCPGHADYVKNMVTGAAQMDGAILVVAATDGPMPQTREHILLARQVGVPQLVVFMNKVDLVDDEELLELVELEVRELLSSYEFDGDNIPVIQGSALGALNGEEEHEKSIVELMDAVDDTIPTPERDVDKPFLMPVEDVFSITGRGTVATGRIERGVIELNDEVEIVGIIEDPLKSVVTGIEMFRRLLDRGEAGDNAGILLRGINKEQLERGMVLCKPGSINPHKEFECEVYVLSKDEGGRHTPFFKGYRP, encoded by the coding sequence ATGGCAAAGGAGACATTTCAACGTACCAAGCCGCACGTGAACATCGGAACGATTGGTCACGTGGATCACGGGAAAACAACCTTAACGGCAGCGATTACCACGGTGATGGCGAAGACCTACGGTGGAGTTGCCAAGCAGTTTGCAGATATTGACAATGCACCTGAAGAGCGGGAGCGTGGGATTACCATCGCCACGGCTCACGTGGAATATGAGACGGAAGATCGTCACTATGCCCACGTAGACTGCCCGGGTCACGCCGACTATGTGAAGAACATGGTAACGGGAGCGGCCCAGATGGACGGGGCGATTTTGGTGGTTGCGGCCACAGACGGCCCCATGCCACAGACCCGTGAGCACATTCTGCTTGCCCGCCAGGTAGGCGTGCCTCAGCTGGTTGTGTTTATGAACAAGGTGGACCTTGTGGATGATGAAGAGCTTCTGGAGCTGGTTGAGCTTGAAGTTCGCGAACTGCTGTCATCGTATGAGTTTGACGGGGACAACATTCCTGTAATCCAGGGAAGTGCCCTTGGCGCGCTGAACGGCGAAGAAGAGCATGAGAAAAGTATTGTTGAGCTGATGGACGCCGTGGATGACACCATCCCGACTCCTGAGCGTGATGTAGACAAGCCGTTCCTGATGCCGGTTGAGGATGTATTCTCAATTACCGGTCGCGGAACCGTAGCAACGGGCCGGATTGAGCGTGGAGTGATTGAGCTCAACGACGAGGTAGAGATTGTAGGGATTATTGAAGATCCGCTGAAGAGCGTGGTTACCGGGATTGAGATGTTCCGCCGCCTGCTGGACAGGGGAGAGGCTGGTGATAACGCCGGTATTCTGCTTCGAGGAATTAACAAGGAGCAGCTCGAGCGCGGCATGGTGCTGTGCAAGCCGGGAAGCATCAACCCACACAAGGAGTTTGAGTGTGAGGTGTATGTACTGAGCAAAGATGAAGGAGGCCGTCACACGCCGTTCTTCAAAGGCTATCGCCC